A single window of Methanobrevibacter arboriphilus JCM 13429 = DSM 1125 DNA harbors:
- a CDS encoding Gfo/Idh/MocA family protein: protein MNSVNVGVIGVGAMGYNHARVYYRLENANLIGVSDVSESTLSKVCKKYDTKGYNDYIDLLKNPEIEAVSVCVPTTHHYNVVMAAIDHGKHVLVEKPIAFTLNEAEGMIEAAKEKGVKLSTGHVERFNPAVQKAKELIEMDIIGDVVSASAKRVGPFPPRIKDVGVAIDLAIHDLDVMYYLFDDDVTQVYATMGSILEKCEYEDHAEIMTKFANGITGILEVNWLTPYKRRALEITGTDGIISIDYMDQSVDVAGKFAQKVDIQREEPLKYEITSFLNSIMNNKDMEITGEDGLNALKMVLAANMSSKEQLPIKLDELND from the coding sequence GTGAATAGTGTTAATGTCGGAGTTATTGGGGTTGGAGCAATGGGTTATAACCATGCTCGTGTTTATTATAGGTTGGAAAATGCAAATCTTATTGGGGTTTCTGATGTAAGTGAATCTACTTTGTCTAAAGTATGTAAAAAATATGATACTAAAGGTTATAATGATTATATAGATTTATTAAAAAATCCCGAAATTGAAGCTGTAAGTGTTTGTGTCCCTACTACTCACCATTATAATGTTGTAATGGCTGCAATAGATCATGGAAAGCATGTTTTAGTAGAAAAACCTATTGCATTTACATTAAATGAAGCTGAAGGGATGATAGAAGCTGCTAAAGAAAAAGGTGTTAAACTAAGTACTGGGCATGTTGAAAGATTCAACCCTGCAGTTCAAAAAGCAAAAGAACTTATTGAAATGGATATTATTGGTGATGTGGTTTCTGCATCTGCTAAGAGAGTTGGTCCATTTCCTCCAAGGATTAAAGATGTTGGTGTAGCTATTGATCTTGCTATTCATGATTTAGATGTTATGTATTACTTATTTGATGATGATGTAACTCAAGTTTATGCAACTATGGGTAGTATTCTTGAAAAATGTGAATATGAAGATCATGCTGAAATTATGACAAAATTTGCTAATGGAATTACTGGTATTTTAGAAGTTAATTGGTTAACTCCTTATAAAAGACGTGCATTAGAGATTACAGGAACTGATGGGATAATATCCATTGATTATATGGATCAAAGTGTAGATGTAGCTGGAAAATTTGCACAAAAGGTAGATATTCAAAGGGAAGAACCATTAAAATATGAAATAACCTCTTTCTTAAATTCAATTATGAATAATAAAGATATGGAGATTACTGGTGAAGATGGTTTAAATGCTCTTAAAATGGTTTTAGCTGCAAACATGTCTTCAAAAGAACAATTACCTATTAAATTAGATGAACTTAATGATTAG